In Agromyces archimandritae, one genomic interval encodes:
- a CDS encoding mycofactocin-coupled SDR family oxidoreductase yields the protein MGTLDGRVAFITGAARGQGRAHAVKLASEGADIIALDIAGPLPLVPYDSPTIDDLNETQRQVEALDRRIIARQGDVRDLDGMRAIVDEGIAEFGGLDIVVANAGICIPATWDATTPEIFTTTMDINVTGVWNTVMAGAPYLVERGGGSIILTSSYAGKKVQPFMVHYTASKHAITGMTRAFAAELGKHSIRVNSVHPGAVMTPMGSGGMQAALAEAGATNPPLNQMGTPFLPKWAMDAEDIADAVAFLASDAAKFITAEHLSVDAGMQYF from the coding sequence ATGGGAACACTCGACGGCCGAGTCGCCTTCATCACGGGCGCGGCCCGAGGCCAGGGCCGCGCGCACGCGGTCAAGCTCGCGAGCGAAGGCGCCGACATCATCGCCCTCGATATCGCCGGCCCCCTGCCGCTCGTGCCCTACGACTCGCCGACGATCGACGACCTGAACGAGACGCAGCGCCAGGTCGAAGCCCTGGATCGCCGCATCATCGCCCGCCAGGGCGACGTGCGCGACCTCGACGGCATGCGCGCGATCGTCGACGAGGGCATCGCCGAGTTCGGCGGCCTCGACATCGTCGTCGCCAACGCCGGTATCTGCATCCCCGCGACCTGGGACGCGACGACCCCCGAGATCTTCACGACGACCATGGACATCAACGTCACCGGCGTCTGGAACACGGTCATGGCCGGCGCCCCGTACCTCGTCGAACGCGGCGGCGGCTCGATCATCCTCACGAGCTCGTACGCGGGCAAGAAGGTGCAGCCGTTCATGGTGCACTACACCGCATCCAAGCACGCGATCACCGGCATGACCCGTGCCTTCGCCGCCGAGCTCGGCAAGCACAGCATCCGCGTGAACAGCGTCCACCCCGGCGCCGTCATGACGCCCATGGGCTCGGGCGGCATGCAAGCCGCCCTCGCCGAGGCCGGCGCGACGAACCCGCCGCTGAACCAGATGGGCACCCCGTTCCTGCCGAAGTGGGCGATGGACGCCGAGGACATCGCCGATGCCGTCGCCTTCCTCGCCTCCGACGCGGCGAAGTTCATCACCGCCGAGCACCTGAGCGTCGACGCCGGCATGCAGTACTTCTGA
- a CDS encoding vWA domain-containing protein, whose product MFSASSGAGGLVLRAERGPGRPGGPKRPGAEAPGFTDDAGELVVPDEEASGVDAEARARARRIAARLAVPRPKRDATARRGAGELGSLPYRGGSDEIDLDRTIEVLAERPVPEDEDIVVRDRIRTRRSVVLAVDVSGSMRGERVKTAGAVVGALAGELERDDLGVIAFWSDAAVLLGLGERIEPMTLLDRVLRMPAKGLTNVAFPLELAARQLARVPARDARVLLLSDCVHNAGPDPRPLAARLPRLDVLLDASGEQDAELGRELAAAGRGMFRRVRGYRDVAPALSAIFGG is encoded by the coding sequence GTGTTCAGCGCCTCCTCGGGGGCGGGCGGCCTGGTGCTCCGTGCCGAGCGCGGGCCGGGCCGGCCGGGCGGGCCGAAGCGGCCGGGGGCCGAGGCGCCGGGGTTCACCGACGACGCCGGCGAGCTCGTCGTGCCCGACGAGGAGGCTTCGGGTGTGGATGCCGAGGCGCGCGCCCGGGCCCGCCGCATCGCCGCCCGGCTCGCCGTGCCGCGCCCCAAGCGCGATGCGACCGCCCGGCGGGGCGCCGGCGAACTCGGCAGCCTGCCCTACCGCGGCGGGTCGGACGAGATCGACCTCGATCGCACGATCGAGGTGCTCGCCGAACGGCCGGTGCCCGAGGATGAGGACATCGTCGTGCGCGACCGCATCCGCACCCGGCGTTCGGTGGTGCTCGCCGTCGACGTGTCGGGGTCGATGCGCGGCGAACGGGTGAAGACGGCCGGAGCGGTCGTCGGCGCCCTCGCCGGCGAGCTCGAACGCGACGACCTCGGTGTCATCGCGTTCTGGTCGGATGCGGCGGTGCTGCTCGGCCTCGGCGAGCGCATCGAGCCGATGACGTTGCTCGACCGGGTGCTCAGGATGCCGGCGAAGGGGCTCACGAACGTCGCGTTCCCCCTGGAGCTGGCCGCGCGGCAGCTCGCGCGGGTGCCGGCACGGGATGCGCGGGTGCTGCTCCTGTCGGACTGCGTGCACAATGCGGGGCCGGATCCGAGGCCGCTCGCGGCTCGCCTGCCTCGGCTGGACGTGCTGCTGGATGCCAGCGGCGAGCAGGATGCGGAGCTCGGGCGCGAACTCGCCGCGGCCGGGCGGGGGATGTTCCGCCGGGTGCGCGGGTATCGTGACGTGGCACCGGCGCTGAGCGCGATCTTCGGCGGCTGA
- a CDS encoding AAA family ATPase: MTNEQTAERAAGADAGAPGSAPAAPAAGAAQAAAPGIVEQHERIARHLVGRERELELTLAAVAAGRDIVLEGPPGTSKTTMLTAITAEWGIPLLFVEGNADLTPAKLVGHHNPARVLAEDYNADNFVAGPLVEAMQQGGFLYIEEFNRAPEDTLNTLLTAMADRSIAIPRVGRIRAVPTFRVIASMNPYDNIGTTRLSTSVHDRLNRLAVGYQDEAAEAAIVELRTGAAGPLGAKLVADGVAVTRATRRHPDVRQGSSVRGAIDLVLVASELAGLRGIRSSDEEAYPPLVLDAMIVALSGRIHLDEAAETSPEQVLREIWEDRFVLEPHQAAPG; encoded by the coding sequence GTGACGAACGAGCAGACCGCCGAACGGGCGGCGGGTGCGGATGCCGGGGCTCCCGGTTCCGCGCCCGCGGCCCCCGCGGCCGGCGCCGCGCAGGCCGCCGCCCCCGGGATCGTCGAGCAGCACGAGCGCATCGCCCGCCACCTCGTGGGGCGCGAGCGGGAGCTCGAGCTGACCCTCGCGGCCGTCGCGGCGGGCCGCGACATCGTGCTCGAGGGCCCGCCCGGCACGAGCAAGACGACGATGCTGACGGCGATCACGGCGGAGTGGGGGATCCCGCTGCTGTTCGTCGAGGGCAACGCGGATCTCACGCCGGCCAAGCTCGTCGGCCACCACAACCCGGCGCGGGTGCTCGCCGAGGACTACAACGCCGACAACTTCGTCGCCGGCCCCCTCGTCGAGGCGATGCAGCAGGGCGGGTTCCTTTACATCGAGGAGTTCAACCGGGCCCCCGAAGACACGCTGAACACGCTGCTGACGGCGATGGCCGACCGTTCGATCGCGATTCCGCGGGTGGGGCGGATCCGTGCCGTTCCGACGTTCCGGGTGATCGCGTCGATGAACCCGTACGACAACATCGGCACGACCCGGCTGTCGACGAGCGTGCACGACCGGCTGAACCGGCTCGCCGTCGGCTACCAGGACGAGGCGGCCGAGGCGGCGATCGTCGAGCTCCGCACGGGGGCGGCGGGGCCGCTCGGGGCGAAGCTCGTCGCCGATGGGGTCGCCGTCACGCGGGCGACGCGGCGGCATCCGGATGTGCGGCAGGGTTCGAGCGTACGCGGTGCGATCGATCTGGTGCTGGTCGCGAGCGAGCTCGCGGGGCTCCGCGGCATCCGCTCCTCGGACGAGGAGGCGTATCCGCCGCTCGTGCTCGACGCGATGATCGTCGCCCTCTCGGGGCGCATCCACCTGGACGAGGCCGCCGAGACGAGCCCCGAGCAGGTGCTGCGCGAGATCTGGGAGGACCGCTTCGTGCTGGAGCCGCATCAGGCCGCTCCGGGATGA
- a CDS encoding mycofactocin-coupled SDR family oxidoreductase, whose protein sequence is MTGRVAGKVAFITGAARGQGRSHALRLAQEGADIIAVDVAESLPGMERYYPGASEEDLAETIRQVEALDRRIVARKADVRDFEQLKAALDEGVAELGHVDIVSANAGVFTFGVESQEVTDEEWDLTNDINAKGVWHTAKAAIPHLIAQGTGGSMILTSSTAGIKGTPNVAAYTASKHAVVGIMRTLALELAPHRVRVNTVHPTGVATNMILNEATFRLFMPDAEHPTKEDAAPIFESTNALPTPWVEPVDISNAVLFLASDEARYVTGTELKVDAGYTVK, encoded by the coding sequence ATGACCGGACGAGTCGCAGGGAAAGTCGCATTCATCACGGGCGCTGCCCGGGGGCAGGGGCGCAGCCACGCGCTCCGTCTGGCGCAGGAGGGAGCCGACATCATCGCGGTGGATGTCGCCGAATCGTTGCCCGGCATGGAGCGGTACTACCCCGGAGCGAGCGAGGAAGACCTCGCGGAGACCATACGGCAGGTCGAGGCGCTCGACCGCCGTATCGTCGCGCGCAAGGCCGATGTGCGCGACTTCGAGCAGCTGAAGGCGGCGCTCGACGAGGGCGTCGCCGAGCTCGGGCACGTCGATATCGTGTCGGCGAACGCAGGCGTCTTCACGTTCGGCGTCGAGTCGCAGGAGGTCACGGATGAAGAATGGGATCTCACGAACGACATCAACGCGAAGGGGGTTTGGCATACGGCGAAGGCCGCGATCCCGCATCTGATCGCTCAGGGCACGGGAGGGTCGATGATCCTCACGAGTTCGACCGCCGGGATCAAGGGCACGCCGAACGTCGCCGCCTATACGGCGTCGAAGCATGCGGTCGTCGGCATCATGCGCACCCTCGCCCTCGAGTTGGCGCCGCACCGGGTGCGGGTGAACACCGTGCACCCGACGGGGGTGGCGACGAACATGATCCTCAACGAAGCGACCTTCCGCCTGTTCATGCCCGACGCCGAGCACCCGACGAAGGAGGATGCCGCTCCGATCTTCGAGTCGACGAACGCATTGCCGACGCCGTGGGTCGAACCGGTCGACATCTCGAACGCGGTGCTGTTCCTCGCTTCCGATGAGGCTCGCTACGTGACCGGCACCGAGCTCAAGGTCGACGCGGGGTACACGGTCAAGTGA
- a CDS encoding mycofactocin-coupled SDR family oxidoreductase, producing MTGRVAGKVAFITGAARGQGRAHALRLAEEGADIIAIDIEEQVEGVPYATATAADLQETVRQVEALDRRIIAETADVRDLARLEEVVAKGVAELGRLDIVAGNAGIDIVGPWQTMTPEIVRTTIDINLIGVWNSVMASLPHILAGGRGGSIVLTSSANGLKAGPFNMAYNMAKYGVTGMAKSFAMELAKDNIRVNSVHPGGVDTPMAQGILNVPDSGFTQGQKENPNLFGMLSQWIPGSMPPREISNAVLFLASDESTWVTGHALAVDGGMTQY from the coding sequence ATGACCGGACGGGTCGCAGGCAAGGTCGCCTTCATCACGGGTGCGGCGCGCGGGCAGGGGCGGGCGCACGCGCTGCGCCTCGCCGAAGAGGGTGCCGACATCATCGCGATCGACATCGAGGAGCAGGTCGAAGGGGTGCCGTATGCGACGGCGACGGCCGCGGATCTGCAGGAGACGGTGCGGCAGGTCGAGGCGCTGGATCGCCGGATCATCGCCGAGACCGCGGACGTGCGCGATCTCGCGCGCCTCGAGGAGGTCGTCGCCAAGGGCGTCGCCGAGCTCGGCCGCCTCGACATCGTCGCCGGCAACGCGGGCATCGACATCGTCGGCCCGTGGCAGACGATGACCCCCGAGATCGTGCGCACGACCATCGACATCAACCTGATCGGCGTCTGGAACTCGGTGATGGCGTCGCTGCCGCACATCCTCGCCGGCGGCCGCGGCGGGTCCATCGTCCTCACGAGCTCGGCGAACGGACTGAAGGCCGGCCCCTTCAACATGGCCTACAACATGGCCAAGTACGGCGTGACCGGCATGGCGAAGTCGTTCGCGATGGAGCTCGCAAAAGACAACATCCGGGTCAACAGCGTGCACCCGGGCGGCGTCGACACGCCCATGGCGCAGGGGATCCTGAACGTTCCCGACAGCGGGTTCACCCAGGGCCAGAAGGAGAACCCGAACCTGTTCGGGATGCTGAGCCAGTGGATCCCCGGTTCGATGCCCCCGCGGGAGATCTCCAACGCCGTGCTCTTCCTCGCATCCGACGAGTCGACGTGGGTCACCGGGCATGCGCTCGCCGTCGACGGCGGCATGACGCAGTACTGA
- a CDS encoding mycofactocin-coupled SDR family oxidoreductase produces MGRVEGKVAFITGAARGQGRSHAIRLAEEGADIIAVDLCDEIPNVTYPSATEADLAETVRQVEALDRRIVARKADVRDRIALQAALEEGLAELGGLDIVVANAGIMIMAEWQDTTQEMWDQTIGTNLTGVWNTIMVSAPHLVERGGGSMILTSSAAGIKGLPFLHPYVAAKHGVVGLMRAFATELAEHSIRVNTIHPTGVNTPMGVEGGDGYMGFLERHPRVGAMMTNLLPVEISEPRDQSNAVLFLASDESRYVTSLEMTVDAGNTQY; encoded by the coding sequence ATGGGCAGAGTCGAAGGCAAGGTCGCCTTCATCACGGGCGCCGCGCGCGGGCAGGGTCGCAGCCATGCGATCCGTCTCGCCGAAGAGGGCGCCGACATCATCGCCGTGGATCTCTGCGACGAGATCCCGAACGTCACCTATCCCTCCGCGACGGAGGCGGACCTCGCCGAGACGGTCCGCCAGGTCGAGGCGCTCGATCGCCGCATCGTCGCCCGCAAGGCCGACGTGCGCGACCGGATCGCGCTGCAGGCGGCGCTCGAGGAGGGGCTGGCCGAACTCGGCGGGCTCGACATCGTCGTCGCGAACGCGGGCATCATGATCATGGCCGAGTGGCAGGACACCACGCAGGAGATGTGGGATCAGACGATCGGCACGAACCTCACGGGCGTGTGGAACACGATCATGGTCTCGGCCCCGCACCTCGTCGAGCGCGGCGGAGGGTCGATGATCCTCACGAGCTCGGCGGCCGGTATCAAGGGGCTGCCGTTCCTGCACCCGTACGTCGCCGCCAAACACGGCGTCGTCGGGCTCATGCGGGCGTTCGCGACCGAGCTCGCCGAGCACAGCATCCGCGTGAACACCATCCACCCGACGGGCGTGAACACGCCCATGGGCGTGGAGGGCGGCGACGGCTACATGGGCTTCCTCGAACGCCACCCGCGGGTGGGCGCCATGATGACGAACCTGCTGCCCGTCGAGATCTCGGAACCGCGCGACCAGTCGAACGCGGTGCTGTTCCTCGCCTCGGACGAGTCGCGCTACGTGACGAGCCTCGAGATGACCGTCGACGCGGGCAACACGCAGTACTGA
- a CDS encoding mycofactocin-coupled SDR family oxidoreductase: MGRLEGKVALVSGAARGQGRSHALRLAEEGADIIAFDICEAIPENSYPPATEADLAETVRLVEALDRRIVAEKADVRDAAQVTALVDRGVAELGRLDVVSANAGIGGAFNRSEDIPDDEFMNMVNINLTGVWRTAKAAIPHLKAGGNGGAVILTSSDAGLFPYENISHYVSAKHGVIGLMRTLALELAPDMIRVNAICPTTVNTPMVNNEGTFKLFRPDVENPTVDDFKQAATTMNALPIPWVEAVDISNALVFLASDEARYITGVALPVDAGAAIK; encoded by the coding sequence ATGGGGCGTCTGGAAGGCAAGGTCGCGCTCGTCTCGGGCGCGGCGCGCGGTCAGGGGCGTTCGCACGCCCTGCGGCTCGCGGAGGAGGGCGCGGACATCATCGCGTTCGACATCTGCGAGGCGATCCCCGAGAACAGCTATCCGCCGGCGACCGAGGCGGACCTCGCCGAGACCGTCCGGCTCGTCGAAGCGCTCGACCGCCGGATCGTGGCCGAGAAGGCGGATGTGCGCGACGCCGCGCAGGTCACGGCGCTCGTGGATCGCGGGGTCGCCGAGCTCGGCCGGCTCGACGTCGTGTCGGCCAACGCGGGCATCGGCGGCGCGTTCAACCGTTCCGAAGACATCCCCGACGACGAGTTCATGAACATGGTGAACATCAACCTCACGGGCGTGTGGCGTACGGCCAAGGCCGCCATCCCGCACCTGAAGGCGGGCGGCAACGGCGGCGCGGTGATCCTCACGAGCTCCGACGCGGGCCTGTTTCCGTACGAGAACATCTCGCACTACGTCTCGGCGAAGCACGGTGTGATCGGCCTCATGCGCACGCTCGCCCTCGAGCTCGCACCCGACATGATCCGCGTGAACGCGATCTGCCCGACGACGGTGAACACGCCGATGGTGAACAACGAGGGCACGTTCAAACTGTTCCGGCCCGATGTCGAGAACCCGACGGTCGATGACTTCAAGCAGGCGGCGACGACGATGAACGCCCTGCCCATCCCGTGGGTCGAGGCCGTCGACATCTCGAACGCGCTCGTGTTCCTCGCCTCCGACGAGGCGCGGTACATCACGGGCGTGGCCCTGCCGGTGGATGCCGGCGCCGCGATCAAGTAG
- the mftC gene encoding mycofactocin radical SAM maturase (MftC is a radical SAM/SPASM enzyme that catalyzes the first two steps in biosynthesis of the electron carrier mycofactocin from the terminal Val-Tyr dipeptide of the precursor peptide MftA.) gives MTLVEPSTRPAAPPAPTRLVDHFEHGLDAPICLTWELTYACNLSCAHCLSSSGRRDPRELSTEECKALIDEFERMQIFYVNIGGGEPTVRPDFFELIDYATAHHVGVKFSTNGVKITPEVAARLAENDYLDIQISLDGATPEVNDYVRGPGSYDTAIRAMQNLKDADFGEFKLSVVCTSQNIGQLDDFKAIADEYGAQLRLTRLRPSGRGADVWDELHPTQAQQKELYDWLVAHGDNVLTGDSFFHLSAYGETLPGLNLCGAGRVVCLVDPIGDVYACPFAIHDEFLAGSVRDESGFKGVWQESELFRKLREPQSGGACTSCQFFDTCKGGCMAAKFFTGLPLDGPDPECVQGYGEQLLAERDAEALPKSSVDHSHRTAPYSKSGKVSLTLTRKPGAKMLPGLSARDAYAQQTTKTKQGVDMRAALDIKPNLLNRTGGMPMNDLGDDPLADFRPKPD, from the coding sequence ATGACCCTCGTCGAACCGTCCACCCGCCCCGCAGCCCCGCCCGCGCCGACCCGCCTCGTCGACCACTTCGAGCACGGACTCGACGCCCCCATCTGCCTCACCTGGGAGCTCACCTACGCGTGCAACCTGAGCTGCGCGCACTGCCTGTCGTCCTCGGGGCGCCGCGACCCGCGCGAGCTCAGCACCGAGGAGTGCAAGGCGCTCATCGACGAGTTCGAGCGGATGCAGATCTTCTACGTGAACATCGGCGGCGGCGAGCCGACCGTCAGGCCCGACTTCTTCGAGCTCATCGACTACGCCACCGCCCACCATGTGGGTGTGAAGTTCTCGACGAACGGGGTGAAGATCACCCCCGAGGTCGCCGCCCGGCTCGCCGAGAACGACTACCTCGACATCCAGATCTCCCTCGACGGCGCCACGCCCGAGGTCAACGATTACGTGCGCGGCCCCGGCTCCTACGACACCGCGATCCGGGCGATGCAGAACCTGAAGGATGCGGACTTCGGCGAGTTCAAGCTCTCCGTCGTCTGCACGAGCCAGAACATCGGCCAGCTCGACGACTTCAAGGCCATCGCCGACGAGTACGGCGCGCAGCTGCGGCTCACGCGCCTGCGCCCGAGCGGCCGCGGTGCCGACGTGTGGGATGAACTGCACCCCACCCAGGCGCAGCAGAAGGAGCTCTACGACTGGCTCGTCGCCCACGGCGACAACGTGCTCACGGGCGACTCGTTCTTCCACCTCTCCGCCTACGGCGAGACGCTTCCCGGCCTGAACCTGTGCGGCGCCGGCCGCGTCGTCTGCCTCGTCGACCCCATCGGCGACGTGTATGCGTGCCCCTTCGCGATCCACGACGAGTTCCTCGCCGGCAGCGTGCGCGACGAGAGCGGCTTCAAGGGCGTCTGGCAGGAGTCGGAGCTGTTCCGGAAGCTGCGGGAGCCGCAGTCCGGCGGCGCGTGCACCTCGTGCCAGTTCTTCGACACCTGCAAGGGCGGGTGCATGGCCGCGAAGTTCTTCACCGGCCTGCCCCTCGACGGCCCCGACCCCGAGTGCGTGCAGGGCTACGGCGAACAGCTGCTCGCCGAGCGCGACGCCGAGGCGCTGCCGAAGTCCTCCGTCGACCACTCGCACCGCACCGCGCCGTACTCGAAGTCCGGCAAGGTGTCGCTGACCCTCACCCGTAAGCCCGGCGCGAAGATGCTGCCGGGGCTCTCGGCACGCGATGCGTACGCGCAGCAGACGACGAAGACGAAGCAGGGCGTCGACATGCGCGCGGCCCTCGACATCAAGCCGAACCTCCTGAATCGCACGGGCGGGATGCCGATGAACGACCTCGGCGACGACCCGCTCGCAGACTTCCGGCCGAAGCCGGACTGA
- the mftB gene encoding mycofactocin biosynthesis chaperone MftB (MftB, a small protein, is a peptide chaperone that assists the radical SAM enzyme MftC in performing two modifications to the C-terminal Val-Tyr dipeptide of the mycofactocin precursor peptide, MftA. MftB's role is analogous to the role of PqqD in the biosynthesis of PQQ, a cofactor that derives entirely from a Tyr and a Glu in the precursor PqqA.) gives MPSLDPEAAWQLHPQVSVRPEPFGALLYHFGTRKLSFLKDRVLLDIVEGLSEAATAREACDRAGVAAEHRATYLRALGTLAESHMIQERAA, from the coding sequence ATGCCGAGCCTCGACCCCGAGGCGGCCTGGCAGTTGCACCCGCAGGTCTCGGTTCGCCCCGAGCCCTTCGGGGCGCTGCTGTACCACTTCGGAACCCGAAAGCTGTCGTTCCTGAAAGACCGCGTGCTGCTCGACATCGTCGAGGGGCTGTCGGAAGCCGCGACCGCACGCGAAGCGTGCGACCGCGCCGGCGTCGCCGCGGAACACCGGGCGACCTACCTGCGCGCCCTCGGCACCCTCGCCGAGTCGCACATGATCCAGGAGCGTGCCGCATGA
- the mftA gene encoding mycofactocin precursor MftA (Mycofactocin is a small molecule electron carrier derived from the final two amino acids, Val-Tyr, of MftA, the mycofactocin precursor. It plays a role in redox homeostasis and the metabolism of alcohols and aldehydes in Actinobacteria, including Mycobacterium tuberculosis.), whose amino-acid sequence MSYNEVNVPQRTDDQAVIEADSLVEEVSIDGMCGVY is encoded by the coding sequence ATGTCGTACAACGAAGTGAACGTCCCGCAGCGTACCGACGACCAGGCGGTGATCGAGGCAGACTCGCTCGTCGAGGAAGTCTCCATCGACGGCATGTGCGGCGTCTACTGA
- the mftR gene encoding mycofactocin system transcriptional regulator (MftR, the mycofactocin system transcriptional regulator, is an uncharacterized TetR family DNA-binding transcription factor. Its role is inferred by context. It occurs as part of the biosynthesis locus for mycofactocin, a partially characterized electron carrier derived from the terminal Val-Tyr dipeptide of the precursor peptide MftA, through a radical SAM enzyme-mediated process.), translated as MTDHGGERMPEAAAPGTAEQTASTADRPRVGRAPATTSAELSHVGLRLFIERGFDEVTVDEIAQEAGIGRRTFFRYFPSKNDLPWGDFGMLLERMRDYFAEVPPDMPMLDALRLGTQHFNTFPEAETPFHKQRMQLLLNSPSLVAHSAVRYADWRRVVAEFVADRLGLDPPDLTPQTVAWACLGVTLSAYERWLADDDAELIALIDEAFGLLAETFRAGG; from the coding sequence GTGACCGATCATGGCGGCGAGCGGATGCCGGAGGCGGCGGCACCCGGAACGGCGGAGCAGACGGCATCCACCGCGGACCGCCCGCGCGTCGGCCGTGCCCCCGCGACCACCTCCGCAGAGCTCAGCCACGTCGGCCTCCGGCTCTTCATCGAGCGCGGATTCGACGAGGTCACCGTCGACGAGATCGCGCAGGAGGCCGGCATCGGCCGGCGCACCTTCTTCCGCTACTTCCCGTCGAAGAACGACCTGCCGTGGGGCGATTTCGGCATGCTCCTCGAACGGATGCGCGACTACTTCGCCGAGGTGCCGCCCGACATGCCGATGCTCGACGCGCTGCGGCTCGGCACCCAGCACTTCAACACCTTTCCCGAGGCCGAGACCCCGTTCCACAAGCAGCGGATGCAGTTGCTGCTGAACTCGCCGAGCCTCGTCGCCCACTCCGCCGTGCGCTACGCCGACTGGCGACGGGTCGTCGCCGAATTCGTCGCCGACCGGCTGGGGCTGGATCCCCCCGACCTCACCCCGCAGACCGTCGCCTGGGCCTGCCTCGGCGTCACCCTCTCGGCCTACGAGCGCTGGCTCGCCGACGACGACGCCGAACTCATCGCGCTCATCGACGAGGCCTTCGGCCTGCTCGCCGAGACCTTCCGCGCCGGCGGCTGA
- a CDS encoding acyltransferase family protein has translation MGKTVESSRLASLDGLRGLAAVVVLVHHTLLLVPGLAAPYFGQPTPPGLASILVHTPLHLAWAGTEAVFLFFVLSGLVLARSAGSAGFSWAGYFPSRIVRLYLPVAAGVLFALAVILLLPRTGPTESAWLASRPDGYTPGGIVKDLILIGGSSDTVSPLWSLQWEVLFSLLLPVYLYASRRMPVALQFAICIAASVAGNIVGNTSLKYLPMFGLGVALAAVWDRIPALVARIPHRIAPLVWTLFTLACLVVAGSWWYLVPVLGLGRASAVTLGPVLLAIVGLVIAAVHAPGIRTLLSSRLFRRLGAISFSLYLVHEPLVIAVGHMLPHPEFALLLTVPVSLAVAWAFQRLIELPAHRLARRVRRDAARREQPAPAEVR, from the coding sequence ATGGGCAAGACGGTGGAGTCGTCGCGCCTCGCCTCCCTCGACGGGCTGCGCGGGCTCGCCGCGGTCGTCGTGCTCGTCCACCACACGCTCCTGCTCGTGCCCGGCCTCGCCGCGCCGTACTTCGGCCAGCCGACCCCGCCCGGGCTCGCGAGCATCCTCGTGCACACGCCGCTGCACCTCGCCTGGGCCGGCACCGAGGCGGTGTTCCTGTTCTTCGTGCTCTCGGGGCTCGTGCTCGCCCGCTCGGCGGGCTCGGCGGGCTTCTCGTGGGCGGGCTACTTCCCGTCGCGGATCGTGCGCCTCTACCTCCCGGTCGCCGCCGGGGTGCTGTTCGCGCTCGCCGTCATCCTGCTGCTGCCCCGCACCGGCCCGACCGAGAGCGCCTGGCTCGCCTCACGGCCCGACGGATACACGCCGGGTGGCATCGTGAAGGACCTCATCCTCATCGGCGGCTCCTCCGACACCGTCAGCCCGTTGTGGTCCCTGCAGTGGGAGGTCCTGTTCTCCCTGCTGCTGCCGGTGTACCTCTACGCGTCGCGGCGGATGCCGGTGGCCCTGCAGTTCGCGATCTGCATCGCCGCCTCGGTCGCCGGCAACATCGTCGGCAACACCTCCCTGAAGTACCTGCCGATGTTCGGGCTCGGGGTGGCGCTCGCCGCCGTGTGGGACCGGATCCCGGCCCTCGTCGCCCGCATCCCGCACCGCATCGCGCCGCTCGTGTGGACCCTGTTCACCCTCGCCTGCCTCGTCGTGGCCGGCTCGTGGTGGTACCTGGTGCCGGTGCTCGGCCTCGGGCGTGCTTCGGCGGTCACGCTCGGCCCCGTACTGCTGGCGATCGTGGGGCTCGTGATCGCGGCAGTGCACGCACCCGGAATCCGCACCCTGCTGTCGAGCCGGCTGTTCCGCCGGCTCGGCGCGATCTCGTTCAGCCTGTACCTCGTGCACGAGCCGCTCGTCATCGCGGTCGGCCATATGCTGCCGCACCCCGAGTTCGCCCTGCTGCTGACGGTGCCGGTATCGCTCGCGGTCGCGTGGGCGTTCCAGCGCCTCATCGAGCTGCCCGCGCACCGGCTGGCCCGCCGGGTGCGCCGCGACGCCGCCCGCCGCGAGCAGCCGGCCCCGGCCGAGGTGCGCTGA